The Petropleomorpha daqingensis genome includes a window with the following:
- a CDS encoding glycerol-3-phosphate 1-O-acyltransferase, whose product MTALSSRTDTPLLVLTDARSEVERRLLTEALGELDGGADAAVLPLHGDALRDLLPTAGPETVVTALRVAWRPRQTDEGQGRRRGRRARLTSAAPPIPRRPPRPMQAAALRRDPERARVVVAEPATVAELARRWDGAGSLAGFVAAQAELALDRAERSVVGDRVKVPRQVVEAIEASPEFHREVRALAERLERPEDEVLAEAVADLHGLVAAIDPAAVELFRSIFRPLHARAWTVDADTAGLARLRELNRRAPLVFLPSHRSYVDPLVLADVLARHDFPRNHVLGGDNLSFWPLGSLAKRAGIVFIRRTFGDDGVYKLAVREYFAFLLAKRFNLEWYMEGGRSRTGKLRPPRHGLLRYVADAVERGRVDDVFVVPVSITYDQLREVSLMAAEQRGAAKRGEGLSWLATYAREQVSTPLGTVHVSFAEPLSLAAALQAGADPTDPDARRLTLQKVAFQVAVGINSVTPATATALITVALLGGQGRALTLGQVQQVVAPLVGYLTERDLPHSGSVLGTARGARRVLGALAQQGVVTVYEGGEEPVYSIERGQHLVAAFYRNSAIHHFVDRAIAELVLLHDPADRWDEALRLRDLLKFEFFFPERDAFRERLSAELARLDPDWETADGREVLCRAPLRVAHRALRSFVEAQLVVAERLAARNPRTPVVESDFLAECSGVGQQMLLQGRLSSPESLSRELFGSALRLAANLDLVDPGREDLARRRQEWAAQVRDVVARVVVIGELDAAAQREIVGAQQ is encoded by the coding sequence ATGACCGCACTGTCGAGCCGGACCGACACCCCACTCCTCGTGCTCACCGACGCCAGGAGCGAGGTGGAGCGGCGCCTGCTGACCGAGGCCCTGGGCGAGCTCGACGGCGGTGCCGACGCCGCGGTCCTGCCGCTCCACGGCGACGCGCTGCGCGACCTGCTGCCGACGGCCGGTCCCGAGACCGTCGTGACCGCCCTGCGGGTCGCCTGGCGCCCGCGGCAGACCGACGAGGGGCAGGGGCGCCGCCGGGGGCGGCGGGCCCGGCTCACCTCGGCCGCTCCCCCGATCCCCCGCCGGCCGCCGCGGCCGATGCAGGCGGCGGCGCTGCGCCGCGATCCCGAGCGCGCGCGGGTCGTCGTCGCCGAGCCGGCCACCGTCGCCGAGCTCGCCCGGCGCTGGGACGGCGCGGGATCGCTGGCCGGCTTCGTCGCCGCCCAGGCCGAGCTCGCCCTCGACCGCGCCGAGCGCAGCGTCGTCGGTGACCGGGTCAAGGTGCCGCGGCAGGTCGTCGAGGCGATCGAGGCCAGCCCCGAGTTCCACCGTGAGGTCCGCGCCCTCGCCGAGCGGCTGGAGCGACCCGAGGACGAGGTCCTCGCCGAGGCGGTCGCCGACCTGCACGGTCTGGTCGCGGCCATCGACCCGGCCGCGGTGGAGCTGTTCCGGTCGATCTTCCGGCCGCTGCACGCCCGCGCGTGGACCGTGGACGCCGACACCGCCGGGCTGGCGCGGCTGCGCGAGCTCAACCGCCGCGCCCCGCTGGTCTTCCTGCCCAGCCACCGTTCCTACGTCGACCCCCTCGTCCTGGCCGACGTCCTCGCGCGCCACGACTTCCCGCGCAACCACGTGCTGGGCGGGGACAACCTGAGCTTCTGGCCGCTCGGGTCGCTGGCCAAGCGCGCGGGCATCGTCTTCATCCGCCGCACGTTCGGGGACGACGGGGTCTACAAGCTCGCGGTCCGCGAGTACTTCGCCTTCCTGCTGGCCAAGCGGTTCAACCTCGAGTGGTACATGGAGGGCGGCCGGTCGCGCACCGGCAAGCTGCGCCCGCCGCGGCACGGCCTGCTGCGCTACGTCGCCGACGCGGTGGAGCGCGGCCGCGTGGACGACGTCTTCGTCGTCCCGGTCTCGATCACCTACGACCAGCTGCGCGAGGTCTCCCTGATGGCCGCCGAGCAGCGCGGCGCCGCCAAGCGCGGCGAGGGGCTGTCCTGGCTGGCCACCTACGCCCGCGAGCAGGTGAGCACCCCGCTGGGGACGGTGCACGTGTCGTTCGCCGAGCCGCTGTCGCTGGCCGCGGCGCTGCAGGCGGGCGCCGACCCGACGGACCCCGACGCACGACGGCTCACCCTGCAGAAGGTGGCCTTCCAGGTCGCCGTCGGGATCAACTCGGTCACCCCCGCGACGGCGACGGCGCTGATCACCGTGGCGCTGCTCGGGGGTCAGGGCCGGGCGCTGACGCTCGGCCAGGTGCAGCAGGTGGTCGCGCCGCTGGTCGGCTACCTGACCGAGCGGGACCTGCCGCACTCCGGATCGGTGCTCGGCACCGCCCGCGGGGCACGGCGGGTGCTCGGGGCGCTCGCCCAGCAGGGGGTCGTGACCGTGTACGAGGGCGGCGAGGAGCCCGTGTACTCCATCGAGCGGGGGCAGCACCTCGTCGCGGCGTTCTACCGCAACAGCGCCATCCACCACTTCGTCGACCGGGCGATCGCGGAGCTGGTGCTGTTGCACGACCCGGCCGATCGCTGGGACGAGGCGTTGCGGCTGCGCGACCTGCTGAAGTTCGAGTTCTTCTTCCCCGAGCGCGACGCCTTCCGGGAGCGGCTGTCCGCCGAGCTGGCGCGGCTGGACCCGGACTGGGAGACCGCCGACGGCCGCGAGGTCCTCTGCCGCGCGCCGCTGCGGGTGGCCCACCGGGCGCTGCGGTCCTTCGTCGAGGCCCAGCTCGTCGTCGCCGAGCGGCTCGCGGCGCGCAACCCGCGCACGCCGGTGGTCGAGTCCGACTTCCTGGCCGAGTGCAGCGGCGTGGGCCAGCAGATGCTGCTGCAGGGCCGGCTGAGCAGCCCCGAGTCGCTGTCCCGCGAGCTGTTCGGCTCCGCGCTGCGGCTGGCGGCCAACCTCGACCTGGTCGACCCCGGACGGGAAGATCTCGCCCGACGCCGGCAGGAGTGGGCCGCCCAGGTCCGCGACGTCGTCGCCCGGGTCGTGGTGATCGGCGAGCTGGACGCCGCCGCGCAGCGGGAGATCGTGGGAGCGCAGCAGTGA
- a CDS encoding NAD-dependent epimerase/dehydratase family protein, translating into MSPERGLTVAVTGPTGTFGSGLVPLLQDEPRVERVLGLARRPFDPAERGWTKMAYRRGDVRDPDTLREAFAGADVVVHLAFLITGNAPRETARAINVEGTLNVFRAAAEAGARRLVYASSIAAYGFHRDNPIGMTEDWPVRPAARLFYAQEKAEVEELLAAESAEHPELDLYLLRPPVVLGPNTVGAKDLLPGPLAPLGRRLAEAANRRLPVPVPVVVPRMPVQFVHEDDVGRALLLCALGEGPPGAYNIAGDGVLTAVDVAREYGALPIPVPAAPAELAARAISRLPFLPPAAEWVEAFSHPAIMDTTKARERLGWRPRYSGLEALRATLRTDPGDR; encoded by the coding sequence GTGAGCCCCGAGCGGGGCCTGACCGTCGCCGTCACCGGTCCGACGGGCACGTTCGGCTCGGGACTGGTGCCGCTGCTGCAGGACGAACCCCGCGTGGAGCGGGTCCTCGGGCTGGCCCGGCGGCCGTTCGACCCGGCCGAGCGCGGCTGGACGAAGATGGCCTACCGCCGCGGCGACGTCCGCGACCCGGACACCCTGCGCGAGGCGTTCGCCGGCGCCGACGTCGTCGTCCACCTGGCCTTCCTGATCACCGGCAACGCCCCCCGGGAGACCGCCCGCGCGATCAACGTCGAGGGCACGCTCAACGTGTTCCGCGCCGCGGCCGAGGCCGGGGCGCGCCGGTTGGTCTACGCCTCGTCGATCGCCGCCTACGGCTTCCACCGCGACAACCCGATCGGGATGACCGAGGACTGGCCGGTGCGACCGGCGGCCCGGCTGTTCTACGCGCAGGAGAAGGCCGAGGTCGAGGAGCTGCTGGCGGCCGAGTCGGCCGAGCACCCGGAGCTCGACCTCTACCTGCTGCGGCCGCCGGTGGTGCTCGGTCCGAACACCGTCGGGGCCAAGGACCTGCTGCCCGGGCCGCTCGCGCCCCTTGGCCGCCGGCTCGCCGAGGCGGCCAACCGCCGGCTGCCCGTCCCGGTGCCGGTCGTGGTGCCGAGGATGCCGGTGCAGTTCGTGCACGAGGACGACGTCGGCCGGGCCCTGCTGCTGTGCGCGCTCGGCGAAGGGCCGCCGGGGGCCTACAACATCGCCGGGGACGGCGTGCTGACCGCCGTCGACGTCGCCCGCGAGTACGGGGCGCTGCCGATCCCGGTGCCGGCCGCGCCGGCCGAGCTCGCCGCCCGCGCGATCTCGCGGCTGCCCTTCCTGCCCCCGGCCGCCGAGTGGGTGGAGGCGTTCAGCCACCCGGCGATCATGGACACCACCAAGGCCCGGGAGCGGCTAGGTTGGCGGCCTCGCTACAGCGGCCTGGAGGCCCTGCGCGCCACCCTGCGCACCGACCCGGGTGATCGGTGA
- a CDS encoding WS/DGAT/MGAT family O-acyltransferase — translation MSPTDAGFYYAEGENTPLHVGSVAVFEGPAPSYGDLVRLLLSKLPLVPRYRQRVREVPLNLGRPMWVDDPHFQILYHVRHTALPRPGSDEQLRNLAGRVLGQRLDMAKPLWEVWLVEGLADDRWAIISKVHHCMVDGIAGTDLMQVIFDLSPDVKQAEPKEWTAQRSPSSAELLAGAVQDALAHPLRQLTALPGSGTATRTAKGLLGSGKSLASSLPSLARQATTPMARTLTGPIGPHRRWAWTDAQFEEFKAARTALGGTVNDVVLTAITRGFRDLLQGRGALSDKAVVRSMVPVSVRRPGERGSLDNRVSAVFVDLPVGEPDPAERLARIRRQMDDYKRSMQAVDARSIIAMADFVAPTLLSLGVRAAMELGQFWAQAVTTNVPGPRVPLYVLGKRMVSAHAYVPIGGGTRVSIGIFSYLNTMTFGINADFDAFPDVDVLATGIRRGVDELTELAGKAPAKEKPAKESAAAQQ, via the coding sequence ATGAGCCCGACCGATGCCGGTTTCTACTACGCAGAGGGCGAGAACACCCCGCTGCACGTGGGATCGGTCGCCGTCTTCGAGGGCCCCGCGCCCTCCTACGGCGACCTCGTCCGGCTGCTGCTGTCGAAGCTGCCGCTGGTACCCCGCTACCGGCAGCGGGTCCGGGAGGTGCCGCTCAACCTCGGCCGCCCGATGTGGGTCGACGACCCGCACTTCCAGATCCTGTACCACGTGCGGCACACCGCCCTGCCCCGGCCGGGCAGCGACGAGCAGCTGCGCAACCTGGCCGGCCGCGTGCTCGGCCAGCGTCTGGACATGGCCAAGCCGCTGTGGGAGGTCTGGCTCGTCGAGGGCCTGGCGGACGACCGCTGGGCGATCATCTCCAAGGTCCACCACTGCATGGTCGACGGCATCGCCGGCACCGACCTGATGCAGGTGATCTTCGACCTCAGCCCCGACGTGAAGCAGGCCGAGCCCAAGGAGTGGACGGCGCAGCGCAGCCCCTCCTCGGCGGAGCTGCTGGCCGGGGCCGTCCAGGACGCCCTCGCCCACCCGCTGCGCCAGCTCACCGCGCTGCCCGGGTCCGGCACCGCGACCAGGACGGCGAAGGGGCTGCTCGGCTCGGGCAAGTCACTGGCCTCCAGCCTGCCGTCGCTGGCCCGGCAGGCCACCACCCCCATGGCCCGCACGCTCACCGGCCCGATCGGCCCGCACCGGCGCTGGGCGTGGACCGACGCGCAGTTCGAGGAGTTCAAAGCGGCCCGGACGGCGCTGGGCGGCACGGTCAACGACGTCGTCCTGACCGCGATCACCCGCGGGTTCCGCGACCTGCTGCAGGGCCGCGGTGCGCTGTCGGACAAGGCCGTCGTCCGGTCGATGGTGCCGGTCTCGGTCCGCCGTCCCGGCGAGCGCGGCTCCCTCGACAACCGGGTGTCCGCCGTGTTCGTCGACCTGCCGGTCGGCGAGCCGGACCCGGCCGAGCGGCTGGCCCGGATCCGCCGGCAGATGGACGACTACAAGCGCTCGATGCAGGCGGTCGACGCCCGCTCGATCATCGCGATGGCCGACTTCGTGGCGCCGACGCTGCTGTCCCTCGGCGTGCGGGCGGCCATGGAGCTGGGCCAGTTCTGGGCGCAGGCGGTGACCACGAACGTGCCGGGCCCGCGGGTGCCGCTGTACGTGCTCGGCAAGCGGATGGTCTCCGCGCACGCCTACGTGCCGATCGGCGGCGGCACCCGGGTGTCGATCGGGATCTTCTCCTACCTGAACACGATGACCTTCGGGATCAACGCCGACTTCGACGCCTTCCCGGACGTCGACGTCCTCGCCACGGGCATCCGGCGCGGCGTCGACGAGCTCACCGAGCTGGCCGGCAAGGCGCCGGCGAAGGAGAAGCCGGCCAAGGAGTCGGCGGCGGCCCAGCAGTGA
- a CDS encoding alpha/beta fold hydrolase: MPPELVLPSLSDPPPPGSRTVRTDDGVDLHVEVDENDDADVTVLLAHGFTARLAEWELQREALRPRARLVLFDQRGHGRSSWTDLTKATIDRTGRDLGAVLDATTPESPVVLAGHSMGGMSVMALARQRPELFGTRVVGVFLLATSAGGLVEKGLLGRSVKVVRLLGLLPLYLRLLQALAPTVERHRRRGTRFGRWFTRRYLFGRDDADPQHVRMVQELLEETPYTVNAAFYATFLDHDETAALDVLARVPVTIVAGSHDRLTPAAHARAMARRLGPDAELVVVPGAGHSVNLTRAAVVDQAFLGLLDRVQGELDDQREAG, encoded by the coding sequence ATGCCTCCCGAACTCGTCCTCCCCAGCCTCTCCGACCCGCCGCCGCCGGGCTCGCGCACGGTGCGCACGGACGACGGGGTGGACCTGCACGTCGAGGTGGACGAGAACGACGACGCGGACGTCACGGTCCTGCTCGCGCACGGGTTCACCGCCCGGCTCGCCGAGTGGGAGCTGCAGCGGGAGGCGCTGCGCCCGCGGGCGCGACTGGTGCTGTTCGACCAGCGCGGCCACGGCCGGTCGAGCTGGACGGACCTCACGAAGGCGACGATCGACCGCACCGGCCGCGACCTCGGCGCGGTGCTCGACGCGACCACCCCCGAGAGCCCGGTCGTGCTGGCCGGGCACTCGATGGGCGGCATGAGCGTCATGGCGCTGGCCCGTCAGCGGCCGGAGCTGTTCGGCACGCGGGTGGTCGGCGTCTTCCTGCTCGCCACCTCCGCGGGCGGGCTGGTCGAGAAGGGGCTGCTCGGCCGGTCGGTCAAGGTCGTCCGCCTGCTCGGGCTGCTGCCGCTGTACCTGCGGCTGCTGCAGGCGCTCGCGCCGACGGTCGAGCGCCACCGGCGGCGCGGCACCCGGTTCGGCCGGTGGTTCACCCGCCGCTACCTGTTCGGCCGGGACGACGCCGACCCGCAGCACGTGCGCATGGTCCAGGAGCTGCTCGAGGAGACGCCGTACACGGTGAACGCCGCCTTCTACGCGACCTTCCTCGACCACGACGAGACCGCGGCGCTCGACGTCCTCGCCCGCGTGCCGGTCACGATCGTCGCCGGCTCGCACGACCGGCTCACCCCGGCCGCGCACGCCCGCGCGATGGCCCGGCGGCTGGGCCCGGACGCCGAGCTGGTCGTCGTCCCGGGCGCGGGGCACAGCGTCAACCTGACCCGCGCCGCCGTGGTCGACCAGGCGTTTCTCGGGCTGCTCGACCGCGTGCAGGGCGAACTGGACGACCAGCGCGAGGCCGGCTGA
- the argG gene encoding argininosuccinate synthase, which translates to MSKVLTSLPVGERVGIAFSGGLDTSVAVAWMRDKGAVPCTYTADLGQYDEPEIDKVPGRATSYGAEIARLVDCKAALVEEGLAALTCGAFHIRSGGRAYFNTTPLGRAVTGTLLVRAMLEDDVQIWGDGSTFKGNDIERFYRYGLLANPSLRVYKPWLDADFVTELGGRKEMSEWLVAHGLPYRDSTEKAYSTDANIWGATHEAKSLEHLDAGIEIVDPIMGVRFWDPEVEIPAEDVTIGFERGRPVTIDGKEFASAVDLVLEANAIGGRHGMGMSDQIENRIIEAKSRGIYEAPGMALLHVAYERLVNAIHNEDTLATYHSEGRRLGRLMYEGRWLDPQSLMLRESLQRWVGTAVTGQVTLRLRRGEDYSILDTSGPAFSYHPDKLSMERTTDSAFGPVDRIGQLTMRNLDIADSRAKLEQYAAVGMIGTAHQALVGPLTEGGAEAIASRGRAADEEQMLDRAAMESGTD; encoded by the coding sequence GTGTCCAAGGTGCTCACCTCCCTGCCCGTCGGCGAACGCGTCGGCATCGCCTTCTCCGGCGGTCTCGACACCTCGGTTGCGGTCGCGTGGATGCGCGACAAGGGGGCGGTGCCCTGCACCTACACCGCCGACCTGGGGCAGTACGACGAGCCCGAGATCGACAAGGTGCCGGGGCGGGCGACGTCCTACGGCGCCGAGATCGCCCGGCTGGTCGACTGCAAGGCGGCCCTGGTGGAGGAGGGGCTCGCGGCGCTGACCTGCGGGGCGTTCCACATCCGCTCGGGCGGGCGGGCCTACTTCAACACCACCCCGCTCGGGCGGGCGGTGACCGGCACCCTGCTGGTGCGGGCGATGCTCGAGGACGACGTCCAGATCTGGGGCGACGGCTCGACCTTCAAGGGCAACGACATCGAGCGCTTCTACCGGTACGGCCTGCTGGCCAACCCGTCGCTGCGGGTCTACAAGCCGTGGCTGGACGCCGACTTCGTCACCGAGCTCGGCGGCCGCAAGGAGATGTCGGAGTGGCTGGTCGCCCACGGCCTGCCCTACCGCGACAGCACCGAGAAGGCGTACTCCACCGACGCCAACATCTGGGGCGCCACCCACGAGGCCAAGTCGCTGGAGCACCTCGACGCGGGCATCGAGATCGTCGACCCGATCATGGGCGTGCGGTTCTGGGACCCCGAGGTCGAGATCCCCGCCGAGGACGTGACGATCGGCTTCGAGCGGGGCCGGCCCGTGACCATCGACGGCAAGGAGTTCGCCTCCGCCGTCGACCTGGTGCTCGAGGCGAACGCGATCGGCGGCCGGCACGGCATGGGCATGTCCGACCAGATCGAGAACCGGATCATCGAGGCCAAGAGCCGGGGCATCTACGAGGCGCCGGGCATGGCGCTGCTGCACGTCGCCTACGAGCGGCTGGTGAACGCGATCCACAACGAGGACACCCTCGCGACCTACCACAGCGAGGGCCGGCGGCTGGGCCGGCTCATGTACGAGGGCCGCTGGCTGGACCCGCAGTCGCTGATGCTGCGCGAGTCGCTGCAGCGCTGGGTGGGCACTGCGGTCACCGGTCAGGTCACCCTGCGGCTGCGGCGCGGCGAGGACTACTCGATCCTCGACACCTCCGGCCCCGCGTTCAGCTACCACCCGGACAAGCTGTCCATGGAGCGGACGACGGACTCCGCCTTCGGACCCGTGGACCGGATCGGCCAGCTGACCATGCGCAACCTCGACATCGCCGACTCCCGCGCCAAGCTCGAGCAGTACGCCGCCGTCGGCATGATCGGCACCGCGCACCAGGCGCTGGTCGGGCCGCTGACCGAGGGCGGCGCGGAGGCGATCGCCTCCCGCGGCCGCGCCGCCGACGAGGAGCAGATGCTCGACCGCGCCGCCATGGAGTCCGGCACCGACTGA
- a CDS encoding FUSC family protein — MAERGVRAPAWLEELVRTQRPPVPWPDVVRFAVTIPMPLAVALLVGGGLTNGPALGAGVFGTTGALVGTIAPQDGPLRDKLRRIASAAGFGVVGLLAGQYAEGGGWQPVVVIALLSALSGLLSGINAALSLGALQLLVYTALSSGLVTPLPTYAEIGFFFAGACWATLTTLVQWWFEPEDPDRSAVAAVCTKIAALLSASGTDAADDARRELTTALNAGYDRVIRSRSRSAGRSRELSELAGILNAAAPLVEGAVAAARAGVAADPQDVAAVTALAAAVRGERELPPERPPALEEGPPGRRATRHGIRLVWNVVGDPEERAGAAVVREDLDWRTRARDLADRTIASPESRSFAVRLALCMSIAEVTRQLLPIPRPYWVLLTVAIVLKPDFGSVFTRAVQRGVGTVLGVLVGSLLLTVLPRSPWILVAMAAAAAVLPWARGANFGLFSVFLTPLVILLLDLAVPSGSGLVVARLLDTLIGCAIVLVFGYLLWPQTWRAPLDEALRAATLALDEFVAAAFTGTPTERRRARRRCYRALTEVQTQLQRRLAEPPPISTRAGAWWPVIVQLERTSDAVTEAVIAIRSGEPAPDLAQVAVLRRAIRQLEDDVRVHRLPDDAEILAEGVLAPVAREVDAARRLVREAAPGR, encoded by the coding sequence GTGGCGGAGCGGGGTGTGCGGGCGCCGGCCTGGCTGGAGGAGCTGGTCCGCACCCAGCGCCCGCCGGTGCCGTGGCCCGACGTCGTCCGATTCGCCGTCACGATCCCGATGCCGCTGGCCGTCGCGCTGCTGGTGGGCGGCGGGCTCACCAACGGCCCCGCCCTCGGCGCCGGGGTGTTCGGGACGACGGGTGCGCTCGTCGGGACGATCGCCCCGCAGGACGGGCCGCTGCGGGACAAGCTGCGCCGGATCGCGTCCGCGGCCGGGTTCGGCGTGGTCGGCCTGCTCGCCGGGCAGTACGCGGAGGGCGGCGGCTGGCAGCCGGTCGTGGTCATCGCGCTGCTGTCGGCGCTGTCGGGGCTGCTCAGCGGGATCAACGCGGCGCTGTCGCTGGGCGCGCTGCAGCTGCTGGTCTACACGGCGCTCTCGTCGGGTCTGGTCACCCCGTTGCCGACCTACGCCGAGATCGGGTTCTTCTTCGCCGGTGCCTGCTGGGCGACGCTGACCACGCTGGTGCAGTGGTGGTTCGAGCCGGAGGATCCGGACCGCTCGGCCGTGGCGGCGGTCTGCACGAAGATCGCGGCGCTGCTCAGCGCCAGCGGCACCGACGCCGCCGACGACGCCCGCCGCGAGCTGACCACCGCGCTCAACGCCGGCTACGACCGGGTGATCCGCAGCCGCAGCCGCTCGGCCGGGCGCTCGCGCGAGCTGTCGGAGCTGGCCGGGATCCTCAACGCCGCGGCGCCCCTGGTCGAGGGGGCGGTGGCGGCCGCTCGGGCAGGGGTCGCGGCCGATCCGCAGGACGTCGCCGCGGTGACCGCCCTCGCCGCGGCCGTGCGCGGCGAGCGGGAGCTGCCGCCCGAGCGCCCGCCGGCGCTCGAGGAGGGGCCGCCGGGACGACGGGCGACCCGGCACGGCATCCGGCTGGTGTGGAACGTCGTCGGCGACCCCGAGGAACGCGCCGGGGCGGCGGTCGTGCGGGAGGACCTCGACTGGCGCACGCGGGCCCGCGACCTGGCCGACCGCACGATCGCCAGCCCGGAGAGCCGCTCGTTCGCCGTCCGGCTGGCGCTGTGCATGTCGATCGCCGAGGTCACCCGCCAGCTGCTGCCCATCCCGCGGCCGTACTGGGTGCTGCTCACCGTCGCGATCGTGCTCAAGCCCGACTTCGGCTCGGTGTTCACCCGGGCGGTGCAGCGCGGGGTCGGCACGGTGCTCGGCGTCCTGGTCGGGTCGCTGCTGCTGACCGTGCTCCCCCGCTCCCCCTGGATCCTGGTCGCGATGGCCGCGGCCGCGGCCGTGCTGCCGTGGGCGCGCGGGGCGAACTTCGGCCTGTTCTCGGTGTTCCTGACCCCGCTGGTCATCCTGCTGCTCGACCTCGCCGTCCCGAGCGGCTCGGGGCTGGTGGTCGCGCGGCTGCTCGACACGCTGATCGGCTGCGCGATCGTGCTCGTGTTCGGCTACCTGCTCTGGCCGCAGACCTGGCGGGCGCCACTGGACGAGGCGCTGCGCGCCGCCACGCTGGCGCTGGACGAGTTCGTCGCGGCGGCGTTCACCGGGACGCCGACCGAGCGCCGCCGCGCCCGCCGCCGCTGCTACCGGGCGCTGACCGAGGTGCAGACGCAGCTGCAGCGCCGGCTGGCCGAGCCGCCGCCGATCAGCACCCGGGCCGGCGCGTGGTGGCCGGTGATCGTGCAGCTGGAGCGGACCTCGGACGCGGTCACCGAGGCGGTCATCGCGATCCGCTCTGGCGAGCCCGCGCCGGACCTCGCGCAGGTCGCCGTCCTGCGCCGGGCGATCCGGCAGCTGGAGGACGACGTCCGTGTGCACCGGCTGCCCGACGACGCGGAGATCCTCGCCGAGGGCGTGCTCGCGCCCGTCGCCCGCGAGGTGGACGCCGCCCGCCGCCTGGTGAGAGAAGCCGCCCCCGGCCGGTGA
- a CDS encoding L-dopachrome tautomerase-related protein, which translates to MDLVTDAPCGDLELVHAFADGPMPTGVSVSHAGRIFVNFPKWGDDVRFTVGELRDGQVVPYPDQTWNSPDGDDDETAFVSVQSIVVDPADRLWVLDTGSPMFQPTKVGGPKLVCVDLATDTVVQTIVFPRETALETTYLNDVRFDLRRGEGGIAYITDSSDQGENAIIVVDLASGESWRALRDHPSTTAEQPPAFVPMVEGRPFVEQEEPDGERQPITMGADGIAISADGARLWYCPLASRHWYSVPTDALVDRSLSADEVGAQVVDEGDKGSAGDGLETDETGTIYATAGEQNAILRRRPDGVVETLVHDSRLLWPDTMSVAADGHLYVTANQLHRQEKYRGGTDERVYPYALFRTRIGAGPVRLR; encoded by the coding sequence ATGGACCTGGTCACAGATGCGCCCTGCGGCGACCTCGAGCTCGTGCACGCCTTCGCCGACGGACCGATGCCCACCGGCGTCTCCGTGTCGCACGCGGGGCGGATCTTCGTGAACTTCCCGAAGTGGGGCGACGACGTCCGGTTCACCGTCGGCGAGCTCCGCGACGGGCAGGTCGTGCCCTATCCCGACCAGACGTGGAACAGCCCCGACGGGGACGACGACGAGACCGCCTTCGTGAGCGTGCAGAGCATCGTCGTCGACCCGGCCGACCGGCTCTGGGTGCTCGACACCGGCTCGCCGATGTTCCAGCCGACGAAGGTCGGCGGCCCGAAGCTGGTCTGCGTCGACCTCGCGACCGACACGGTGGTGCAGACGATCGTGTTCCCGCGGGAGACGGCGCTGGAGACGACCTACCTCAACGACGTCCGCTTCGACCTGCGCCGCGGCGAGGGCGGCATCGCCTACATCACCGACTCCTCCGACCAGGGCGAGAACGCGATCATCGTGGTCGACCTGGCGTCGGGGGAGTCGTGGCGGGCGCTGCGCGACCACCCCTCGACCACGGCCGAGCAGCCGCCGGCGTTCGTGCCGATGGTGGAGGGCCGGCCGTTCGTGGAGCAGGAGGAGCCGGACGGCGAGCGGCAGCCGATCACGATGGGCGCCGACGGCATCGCGATCTCCGCCGACGGCGCCCGGCTCTGGTACTGCCCGCTGGCCTCCCGGCACTGGTACAGCGTCCCGACCGACGCGCTGGTCGACCGGTCGCTGTCGGCCGACGAGGTGGGTGCGCAGGTGGTCGACGAGGGCGACAAGGGCAGCGCCGGCGACGGCCTGGAGACCGACGAGACCGGGACGATCTACGCCACGGCGGGGGAGCAGAACGCGATCCTGCGGCGCCGTCCGGACGGCGTGGTCGAGACCCTGGTCCACGACTCGCGGCTGCTCTGGCCCGACACCATGTCGGTCGCCGCCGACGGCCACCTCTACGTGACCGCCAACCAGCTGCACCGGCAGGAGAAGTACCGCGGCGGCACCGACGAGCGCGTCTACCCGTACGCGCTGTTCCGCACCCGGATCGGCGCCGGGCCGGTGCGGCTGCGCTGA